GTTAGGTAATCAATTGCTTCGCGAGCAGCTTCTGTTACAGAACCCATAGCGATGATAACGCGGTCAGCATCGTCAGCACCATAGTAATCGAACAAGCTGTATTTACGTCCTGTGATTTCAGAAAGTTCTTTCATGTATTCTTCTACGATACCTGGAACTTCATCATAGAATTTGTTGCATGCTTCTCTGTGTTGGAAGTATACATCTGGGTTTTCAGCCATACCGCGTGCAACTGGGTTCTCTGGGTTCAAAGAACGGTTACGGAATTCAGCTAAAGCATCCTGATCAATCAGGTGAGCAAGGTCATCATTTTCCAACATCTCGATTTTCTGAATTTCGTGTGATGTACGGAATCCGTCGAAGAAGTTTACGAAAGGAACACGACTCTTAATTGTAGCTAAGTGAGCTACTGCTGACAAGTCCATAACTTCCTGTACAGAACCTTCAGCCAACATAGCGAAACCTACCTGACGACAAGCCATAACATCCTGGTGGTCACCAAAGATAGAAAGTGCGTGTGAAGCCAAAGCACGAGCCGATACGTGGAATACGCATGGAAGTAATTCTCCTGCAATCTTGTACATATTAGGAATCATAAGCAATAATCCCTGAGAAGCTGTGTAAGTAGTTGTTAGTGCACCAGCCTGAAGAGAACCGTGTAATGCACCTGCTGCACCTGCTTCAGATTGCATTTCCTGTACTAATACTGTTTCGCCGAAGATGTTTTTACGTCCGGCTGCAGCCCACTCGTCTACGTATTCTGCCATAGTCGAAGAAGGAGTGATAGGATAGATCGAAGCTACTTCTGAGAACATATACGAGATATGTGCAGCAGCCTGATTACCATCACAAGTGATGAATTTCTTCTGTTTTGTCATAACATTTATATATTAAATAAAAAAAACTCTGTTAATAAAGAAAACCGAATAACCATAAAGGTATCTGATTTCCTCGTCCTATCTCAGCCCTGTGAATGGCGTAGGTAATGGCGGGGTTATTTTTTGCCTTAAAGCCTTCGGCGCATATTTTAAATGGTATCTTTCCGTCGACAAGGAAAGAGGTTCCTTTTTCTCCTTTATTCAGGATATGATCTTTGTAAAGTGCATTCAAAAAGAATGTTTCAACCACATCTTGTTCTTCCACTTTTACCGGGTAGATGGAATACATCAGGTTGGTATTGTGCAGCATAATCTTTGATGGTTTCTTGGGGAACTCTTCGTCTTTGGGATAAACCATATTGATTAATCTGGCATCTGCCAAATATTTGATGTAGTTCATTACCGTTGCCCGCGAGGTCTCAATTTCCGTTGCCAGCTGACTGACATTGGGTGCTGAAGGACCGCTTACTGCAAGCAGATATAAAAGCTTTTTTATTTTAGACAGATATTTCAGTTCTATTTGCTTAATAAGCAGAATATCTACCTCTACCATCATATTCATTGTCTTTAGCAGGTTCTCTGAAAAATTTCTTTTTTCCAGAAAGAACGGATAAAAACCATGGTGAAGGTAATCCTGAAAATAATCTGTGGGGCGAACTTTTGAAAGAACAGTCTTGGCTATTTGTTCGTGATTGGACAAAATCTCATCCAGGGTATAATACTGAAAGCTGTTACCTGTTTGCAGATTCAGGAATTCTCTGAAGGAGAAACCGCGAAGGTTATAGGACTTAACGATACCTGATAACTCAGTGTTTTCTTCTTTTAACCGCATTACAGACGATCCTGTAAATACAATTTTTAATTCCGGAAAGCGATCGTAACATATTCTCAGCTCATTGCTCCAGTTGGGATACTTAAAGACTTGGTCAATCAACAGTACTTTACCACCGTTTTTCTGGAATTCTTCAACGAACTCCACGATGGTGTGTCCCGAAAAATAAAAATTATTCATGTTGATAAACAGACATGAACGGTCTGTTCCGAAGCGTTCTTTTGCATATTGCAACAGGAATGTGGTCTTACCTACACCACGAGTTCCTTTAATTCCGATAAGACGGTCGTTCCAGTCGATCTCGTCCATCAAATCACGTCGAACGGAGGTATTTGTATGTTCTACCAAATAACTGTGTGTCCTGTAAAAGGCTTCCATAAATATTGTTTTATTTCGAGGCAAAGATAACTATAATTCTCTGGTTTGCAAAGTAGAGATTGCAAAATATTCATCCATTTTAAACTTGTTTATGTTTTTATTTTTGAGAAATGATTGTATAACTTATAAATATTCAGTTTGTAGCTCTTGATAATTTGCTGTATTCCAAATTGTCTTGTACAGAACGATATGTTCTTTTGTACGATATGCTTTTTTGTTATTCTATAATAATTGCCTAAGTCTCCTTTTTGCTTACTTTTGTATGCTCAATACATTAAAATAATGCCGGAAGTATATTTATTCAATCCTGATAATGATTTGGCTTTGGCCAATGGTGATGAGAATTATATGCCACCTCTTTCTGCCAGAAAGATGGCAGATGATCTTTCTTTGCTGCCTGCCTGGTATGCTTCGCCGGGAGCCTTGGTTGTGTGTAATGAAAAGGTGGATGAAACCTGGCTGCAGCAGATTAAGAATTCTTTGGGCCTATCTATTCAACTGATAAAGGAAGATGAAATAGCTTCCCGAAATTCTTTAAGACTTTGCCCGTGGGGATGGAATGCTACTCTGATTAAGCACGCCCGTTTGCAAGGCTTTTCTGATGATTCCTTACCGGATAAAGAGGAAATGGATGCTATACGGGAGTTGTCTCATCGTTCGCTGGCTGTGTCTTTACTTCGGGAACTGACTGTATCTTCTTCATTCTGCGGATTGTCTGAAGAACTAACTTCTGAAGAAGCTGTCCGCGAGTTTGTTGAACGCTATCCCAAAGTGTTATTAAAGGCTCCCTGGTCGGGGAGTGGAAAGGGGTTGCGACCGGGGAAAGGGGAGTTTACTTCTCACATTCAGGGATGGAGCAACAGGGTGATAAAGAATCAACGCTGTGTGGTGGGCGAGCCGTTTATGGATAAGGTAAAAGACTTTGCCATGGAGTTTTTCTGTGATGATTCCGGTAGGGGTCATTTTGCAGGTTATTCGTTTTTTGAGACGGATGTGCGTGGAGCGTATAAAGGAAACCTGCTTGCTTCGGATGAAATAATAGAATCGCGTCTTACTGAATTTGTTTCTTTAGCAGACTTACACTTTTTGCGTGACCAACTGGAAGAAAGGCTTTCGCGGATACTAAATAATAAATACCGGGGATATTTAGGTGTGGATATGATGATTTGTTGTTTTCCGGAACAGCCTGTATATAGAATCCATCCTTGTGTGGAGGTGAACCTCAGGATGAATATGGGAATCTTTTCACGGCTTTTTCATGATCGCTTTGTTCAGTCTGACCGGACAGGTTGTTTCTCTGTGGAATATTTCCAGAATCCGTTATTGCTTTGTGAAGATCACAAGCAAAAACAAACAGATTATCCGCTTATTATAAGAGACGGACGAATAAGCTCAGGCTATTTGTCGCTGACTCCTGTAGGTCGGCAAACAAACTATCGTGCAAGCATCTTGGTTGAAGGTTGAATATTCCCGTTAATGTCCGTAAATATAACCCTATAAAGTCCTTTTTGTAAGTGGTTTAGCGGAATCTTTTCTTCATATTTTGAATATTGTACGCATCTTCCTGAAATATCTGTAATTGTGATATTAACAAATTCTTTGGATGGAGGAAGCAATAATTGGGTGCCATCTTCAGAGATCTGGAATAGACTCTTTGGAGGAGTCAGTTGTGTAGCCTCACTTTCGTTGCCGGAACGGTCGGTTGCTGTGACTGCAAAATAATGCTTCGTTTCTTTGCCAGACTCTTCTTTATAAGCATAATGATTTTCCCGAACATCGTGAGCAATAATATTATAAGGTTTGGATATGTCAACAGGAAATTGATCTGAGGCATATACATTATAATAAGGTGCAGTTCGGGATTCGTTATCGGTTGATGGTTTCCAGCTGAGTTGTATGGCTGTTCCTTCTCTGTCGCAAGTCAGTCCCAGAGGAAGTGTAGGAGGTATATTGTCCATCCACGTCATTCTTGGTTGAAGGGCTGGATTGGCATAATGAAATCCGTTCAGTTCATCGAATAGGTTTTTCGTGTTGCTTAAAAGATATTTAGTACGGTAAAAAGCTTGTCCTGTTAGTCCATGACGACGGGTAAAGTATATCTGTCGCTCAATTTCACTTAACGGCCAGTCCTTTTCCGCAGGATCGAGGAAATAAATGCCTAACCCCGGAACAATACAACGTCCAAAGCTTTTTTCCTGCCAATCAAGTGCGAATGGGTAAAAGTTATTTCCATTAAAATACATCATAGGAAACAGTATATCCTGAATTCCTTCCTTTAACCATCCCTGTGCATCCTGGTAAACGGTGTGATAGGCATTCCATCCTCCGGAAGGATAATGAGAAGTATCTTTGTATTTGCCAACAGGTGAACTACTTATCTTTACCCATGGTTTGAGTTGCTTAACCTGCTTATACAAATATCGCACAATGTCAGTGATGTTGTCTCGCCGCCAATTATCCAATGTTTTTCCATTTCCGTATTTGCGATAAGTATCTTTATCGGGGAAATCTTTTGGTTGATCCGGGTAGCGTATATAATCCAGGTTAATGCCATCTACATCATAGCGGGTAACCACTTCTTTAATAAGTGAAAGGAGGTATTCTTTCGTTGCTGGATTTCCGGGATCAAGGAACCATTCACCCTGATAGTGTTTGCAAATTTGTGGTTGTCTTCGTACAATAGAGCTCTTTCCTAAATTTTTAACATGGTTTTCTTTCCCCAGTGGAATGGCAACCATCCAGGCATGACATTCCAAACCTCGTTTGTGGCACTCTTCAATAGCAAAAGCCAGCGCATCATAACCGGGTGAACAACCTTCTTTTCCGGTCATTGTTTCGTTGAAAGTCTCTATAGAAGAAGGATAAATAACATCTCCCCGTAAGCGGGCCTGAAGTAAAACGGTGTTGAAGTTAGCCGCTTTTAGCTCATCCAGAATCTTGCATAATTCTGCTTTTTGCTTATTTATATTGGTAGGAGAGGTGGCTTTGACTGTAGGCCAGTCAAGTCCGTATATTGTTGTAAGCCATGTGGCGCGTATCTCATTTTTTAGTTGCGCCTGTGTTTTTTGTGAGAAAAAACAGAGAAGCAAGATAACAAGGTATGTATATTTCATCTTTCTTGGTGTAATGTTGCAAAGGTAGATAAAAGAACGTAAAAAAGCGTTAGAAGATACTCCTTTTTCAGGCAAAAGTGGGAGCTTACCAATAATAATAGTTACTTTTGTATTAAGCTAGAATAGGGAAAAAGATAAACAGAACTAGTATTTAAATGAAAAGCAAAATGAAAAAATATAGAAAATCGACATGGTTAT
This genomic interval from uncultured Bacteroides sp. contains the following:
- a CDS encoding AAA family ATPase, whose amino-acid sequence is MEAFYRTHSYLVEHTNTSVRRDLMDEIDWNDRLIGIKGTRGVGKTTFLLQYAKERFGTDRSCLFINMNNFYFSGHTIVEFVEEFQKNGGKVLLIDQVFKYPNWSNELRICYDRFPELKIVFTGSSVMRLKEENTELSGIVKSYNLRGFSFREFLNLQTGNSFQYYTLDEILSNHEQIAKTVLSKVRPTDYFQDYLHHGFYPFFLEKRNFSENLLKTMNMMVEVDILLIKQIELKYLSKIKKLLYLLAVSGPSAPNVSQLATEIETSRATVMNYIKYLADARLINMVYPKDEEFPKKPSKIMLHNTNLMYSIYPVKVEEQDVVETFFLNALYKDHILNKGEKGTSFLVDGKIPFKICAEGFKAKNNPAITYAIHRAEIGRGNQIPLWLFGFLY
- a CDS encoding family 10 glycosylhydrolase, with protein sequence MKYTYLVILLLCFFSQKTQAQLKNEIRATWLTTIYGLDWPTVKATSPTNINKQKAELCKILDELKAANFNTVLLQARLRGDVIYPSSIETFNETMTGKEGCSPGYDALAFAIEECHKRGLECHAWMVAIPLGKENHVKNLGKSSIVRRQPQICKHYQGEWFLDPGNPATKEYLLSLIKEVVTRYDVDGINLDYIRYPDQPKDFPDKDTYRKYGNGKTLDNWRRDNITDIVRYLYKQVKQLKPWVKISSSPVGKYKDTSHYPSGGWNAYHTVYQDAQGWLKEGIQDILFPMMYFNGNNFYPFALDWQEKSFGRCIVPGLGIYFLDPAEKDWPLSEIERQIYFTRRHGLTGQAFYRTKYLLSNTKNLFDELNGFHYANPALQPRMTWMDNIPPTLPLGLTCDREGTAIQLSWKPSTDNESRTAPYYNVYASDQFPVDISKPYNIIAHDVRENHYAYKEESGKETKHYFAVTATDRSGNESEATQLTPPKSLFQISEDGTQLLLPPSKEFVNITITDISGRCVQYSKYEEKIPLNHLQKGLYRVIFTDINGNIQPSTKMLAR